GATTTTTTGTCGCTGGATCGGCCAAACACTGGTAtgaaggaaatttgaaaaaatttggtctAACTAATTGGTCTGAATggcgaaattcatttttttccatttttattgacaaaggtTGGACAGCTGTCAGAAAAGCATATACCTATAAATACTTAGGCGGCTCATTGATCGATTAcgctttaacaaaagaaaatttatgtttagaagTAGAAAGTGATAGTACTATGAGTTCCAGAATAAACTTGATTGTAATGGGTTTACCATCTCAAGTTCAAGATGAGCTAGATCGCGAAGACAttaacactataaaaaaattatacaatgaacTCCGAAAGCTAGATGGtcaatataataaacgttcgaaagaaaataaaccatATGATAATcggcatgaaaaaacaaaattaggagaatcgactaaaaagaaacaaattgatatacCCTTGAAAAAACCATGCTACATGTGTGAAGCTCTTGGTtggaaaaatcgatttcatcCCTCTAACGAATGCCGAAATAAAATACTGTACGCTCAGAAAAAAgaatctaatttaattgaaacgaaatctgattcagaaaatgaggctgaaatgatgaaaatggaaattgaccaaaattctttaaactagAGAGCCCGGATAATTTGATTCCATTAATTCATGTAAACGtaattattgatgataaaatgaaaataaaagcagtGTATGACTCAGGATCTAACGTGAGTCTAATTAATCAAAGAGTTGtagatgtattaaaaacaagtttgttaAAGCATAACACTGCATTCAAGACAATTAATGGTTTCAATTTTAGTTCGGCCCGGGCAAacataaagcttaaaattggaaatattacaaacaatttgaatacttttgtagttaaaaattcagaattttcttatGACCTGTTACTAGGTTTagatgctattaaaaaatttaaactaattcaagacgagaatttaaacatataccaaaaacctaaaaatgatgagatgctccaaataagaagtaatcaaaatcagaagaaatcttgtgaaatttctaacaaaataattacaaatgaaaataaagaagataaagaaaatgtaaagaaagaagataatatagatgtaaagaaagaagataataaagatgtcaataaagaagataatagagatgtaaagagagaagataatagagatgtaaagaaagaagataataaagatgttaaaaattttaataaagaaggtaaaatcaatgaaaatgaaaaagaagagaaaaacactgaaaatattagaatttaccATCAAGAAGAAactaatgaaaatcagttcaaaccTAAATTAGATCACATAGatggatatgaaaaaaaagtagaacttttaaatattattgaaaatcacaagaaaatttttgccaaaaataaatttgatgtcggTAAAGTAAAGTCTAGAGAGGCCGAAATAAAGTTAATGAGAGATGAATATGTTACGGCCCGCCCTTATAAATGTTCTATACCAGATGAACGTGAAATCAAAGATCAAGTACAGAAGTTACTAGCATCCGATCTAATAGAGGAATCTGATTCACCGTTCGCATCACCGGTAACACtcgcatataaaaaagaagatggaagaaaatcaaggctttgcatcgattttagaaacttaaataaaataactatcccAGAGTGCTACCCATTTCcaacaataaatgatataacgGAAAAAGTTTCGAAATGTAAATACTTTACTGTTGTTGATATAAACTCCGCTTTTTGGTGTATTAGGTTAAAAGAAAAGGACCGTGAGAAAACTTCTTTCGTTACAAAGTACGGgaaatttatgttcaaagtaTTACCTTTTGGATTGAAAAATGCTCCTGCAATCTTTCAACGcatactttcaaatattataagacgAAATAACCTAGATGAGTTTTGCGTCAACTACATGGATGACTGTCTTATTTTCTCACGCAATTGGAAAGATCACATGCAACATATCTCAAGATTTCTTGAAGTAATAGGAGAAGaaggatttaaattaaagctcgaaaagtgtaaatttgcagcccaatcggttaagtatcttggccattacattgaagaaaataaaatatcaccagcacaagaaaatttaaaggcaataaaaaatttgaaaagacctACAGATAAATCTGGGGTTCGAAGTGTTCTAGgaacaataaattactttataaaatatatcgatcATAGTGCTCAAAAATTTGAGCCCCTTCACAGATTgctgaaaaaaaatactgaatttatttgGACGGAAGAATGTGAACGCAGCTTCTCCATGATCAAAGAATATCTGTGTTCCCgtccaattttatcaatttatgatgTCGAAAAAGATGTTTACATTGACACAGACGCTAGTCAAAAAGGACTTGGAGCGACTTTGAGGCAACCACAGTCAGATGGTCTATTACACCCTGTagcttatttttctagaaaactgtcagaaagagaaaagaaaatggaaacGATTCATTTAGAATGCAAGGCGATAAAAGAAGCCATTAAATACTGGAAATACTATCTTATTGGACGAAAGTTTTTCGTTTGTAGTGACCATAAAccattggaaaatttaagaacGAAGTCACGAACTGATGAGATTCTTGGCGATCTGGTCCACTACTTGTCACAATTTAATTTccagataatatataaaaaaggaaaagaaaatattatcgctGATTTACTATCACGGCAACcagttttagaatatttcgaaaatgaagaTGTCATTCAAGTGgtcaatttaatagaattgtcTGAAATAAAGAGGGatcaatatgaaaatcaaaGAGAACTTACAACTGCAAAGGGAACTGAGCGTAGACacgatattatatttaagatgTTAAAAGGAAGAAAGCGGATTTTTGTATCGGAAAAGTTAGGccttgaaataattaacaagttGCACAATCACTATGGTCACATTGGTGTTGCACAAATGAGAAACAAAATACGACAACactactatttcaaaaatttagataaacttATCATTGACTTTTGTAAAGGCTGTGTGACATGTAGGCAAAGTAAAACTCGCCGAGGAAGATTGATTGGAAAATTGTCAAGAATTGGACCTGCAACAGAACCCTATGAAATATTGTCCATAGATACAGTGGGTGGTTTTGCCGGAAATAAgtctataaagaaatttatgcaCATACTAGTGGATCATTTTAGCAGGTATGCTTGGATTTCTACTACAAAAAGCCAATGcgcaaaagattttataaatcttatacatccgatcgctaaaaataataaaataaagttaattcttGCCGATCAATATACTGGACTAAATTCCGTAgaactcaaaaattacctaaatagaAGAGGTATCCAACTTGTTTTTACAAGCATAGATTGTGCAAGTTCAAATGGTCTCAACGAACGTTTAAATCAAACTCTAGTTAATAGAATTAggtgtaaaattattgatggaGATAAACGAGCATGGCCTACGATTGCTGCTGAATgtgttgaaaattataactCAACGATTCATAGCTCTACTAACTATGAGCCACAATATCTGCTCCTAGGCAAGAAATCAAACATTTCGCCAATATATGAACCACCtagtgatttagctgaagaccgCCAGCAAGCTTTCATTAATTCATCCAgaagttttatggaaaataaaaaaagagttgacaaaaatcgaacaacttttcaatttgaaattggagATCTTGTGTACGTAGAGAATGGGAACAAATTAAATCGCAATAAAATGGACAAAGTTCGCCTTgggccttttaaaatattaagccgGATTTCATCTTCGTTTTATGAAGTTGATTGTGGCAAGAAAAGAagtgaatcaaattattttcatagcagTAAGCTGTCACCTTTTACTTCGCAAAAAATGACTTCGGGGGGGAaggtgtaaattattatcacttccatagtgatataattgtttacttttgtttcaattgacatacctgaactaaagatttttataatttatattgtgttagaatcataaacgtttattagtggacattctattaaataacgttgtaatttaatttattcctttcaggtatgtttttgtttgtaaatttagtgtaattcctttatataattttgtcaatatattcctttcaggattaaatacaatctcgttatttattcaataaattaataacttacataggtaaaaaatgtttcttaaaaaatatgaacaactttttttttgaaacattttttcgtaaacatcactgtttacccatgagagcgcaaatcaggcgtaaattgtatagtatgtataatatgggaatatcagttgtttatgtgtgacatgtatgtatgtgtaatgtgatagagtaatctacactgtctatacatggtatttcaactactaactcagtcgattgtttgtttttacttgtttataatGCATTTTATGTCGTACATTCTGTAATTAATGGGTttgttatcaaataattttagttcaaacgaaaatatattttaaagtttcgtTATTCTtcaatctattatttttttagttaaattgtatgaaataattgttatGAAATTCCGTTTGTAAACTATCAACGTAACATCAACGATTCAGTTTgacaagttaatattttataattgccaATTTTCTACTAAAGAAAGTTTTCGTTGAATAATAAGACAAAATTAGTTACCGAATAATTTatccaaattaaatatttatgtaaatatgaaGAGGTCAGGTCGCCTTTTAGCATATAAtcataaattcaagaaaattcttGTTAAAAGTAGCATTTATATGACGAGCgctgaaattatgaaaatactagagtgatacccatccgcttcgctgggtttaaaagtaaaaattgataaagattgctatcgcttatctcctttctataaccgtcgaaataatggtaatgattgttttacacaggtaaaatatatgtatggttttctatttttttaatagtataaaaatggtaattattcattgagtctatcagcaaagatggccgtgaaatatttcatattgactatttttacagaaatctgtaatttatggtaattgtcaaatgactacttttacagaaattatattatacaaattaaattaatttttaatttttttttaaattttttattaatttatctttataaattatatctcatgtgttattctgtattagctatattgctgtacagtttcattaaaaaccattcgctagtttgaacaaacaaacaaacacgcttactttcgcatttataatatatagagattcgTTTGATATCTCATGAtgaaaggaaaattatttaggtatataaaacgaaaaacacttttaaataatttttttaatctgaaaatTACGTAGATATATGAATAacatattaaaagaattttttttacaattattttaaaactaaattgtttctttgaaatttttcttaaaatttatcttCAGATTAAAAGGTACTCATAACCGTGTACATAGAATATGCAAATCTTATAatctaaaaatacatattaaaagaattttttttacaattattttaaaactaaattatttcgttgaaatttttattaaaatttgtcttCAGATTAAAAGGTACTCATAACCGTGTACATAGAATATGCAAATCttataatctaaaaaatatgaaatataattactatgggatgtattttattattacagggCGCTTTTCGAAGAGCCGATAATTGGAGAGATTAGAAAacgatatacagaatgttcgatttacatctaagcatataaatatcacgagtatgacaggatacatgcgttaagaaatgcatctaagtgagagatattatatacatgtgttgaagcttcgatatgcgttgagatagttgtcagacgcttggagagtgggtgtttcttagttgaatagatgaatagatgaactacaacagataagtcacgatacaagtcacttttccaatttcatataacacctataataactcgtacttagatgcattgcttaacgcatatactctgtcatactcgtgatttttatatgcatagatgtaaatcgaacaatCTGTATATTGTTACCTGGATAAAACTATCTAgacgcaaaataaaaaatccgccaattttaaatgtaatgccAGGGGCAAAGACAGATAAACTTGTAAGAAATTTTTGGCGGAATCTTTTTGAACCATCATACCAGTCTATCTCACCCAATTTAATCGAAACACGATTtgactgaaaataaatattgtcaataaaattgaatttatcaaattaagTTAGTTTTAAACTTACTTGGAAGAATATTTCTTCTCCGTAAAAGCAATACATGAATAGATCAAATAATGCAGACATCGCTAAGAAAATATCACTTCCGGATTCGCTAAGAGGCTGGAATAGAAGGAATCCGTAGATTGCTAAggcatttatattattaagagGAATCGGAATAAGAAACTTACCAAGCGTGCTACAAGAATTAGTGCTGCACATAAAGAATATGCCTGTGGACCAAGTTGTCCAATCCATTGCCAAGAATTTAAATCTGCTATCAATCTTGCAACTCTATAAaacagaaatagaaaaaatttaatattcttggcCGGCAAAATTATCGACttttgattttgatatataCTATCGAATGCATTCTTGCCAGTTACCTTTTTTCAAGAGTTTTTCCGGATACTTTTTTAAGACTATTTTTTCGGATCTATAATAATCGTACTTACGAATAAATATTGTGATACTCTTgtaaataatgatcaaatttttcttcAGCATCCTTTTCATGTACATCAAGTAAGGCAATCTCATCTCCAAGCAATTTAAAATgtgcattaattttaatcaccATACTCAAAGTCGATGAATGCACAATTGTCAAACAAGCCCAACAATTCCAATAAGCATGCGCTTGATGAAACATTCCTAATCCAAACTTCCAACCAGATTGATACATATCAAACGGTAACCATGTTTTAAATGGTAAATTAATATTCTCATACGAACCGTTTTGCATAATTATTTGGATAACTGGTCCAAATGTAACAAGCACTGATAAATATGGATATCCAATAATGAATATCGAATAATATAATGCTACTTTATGGGCATCCAAAATAGTTGGatcagtttcattaaatttttccactttcataaaatttaacattccaCGGATTCGTTTCTCATATCGCATCCAAATTGTGAGCTTGTACATTgtcaaaaatggtaaaaatataaCGTGGATCATACGAACAAATTCCACAAATGGTACTTCGTGAAGCAACATGTAAACAATTTGTGATAATCCAAAAATCAACATAAAACCCATTTGGATATATGTATAGAGTTTGTAGAATTTATTATCGTTGGGATGCCAATATCCAAGAATAcgtgcattttttaaattaaattgtaaaaactccATTTTGGAGTTTGGCGTCTTTCTCcactaaaatattattcttgtgTGTTTGGAGTTTAATGAAAAAGGAATTTTCCAATGGttatgaaaatgtatttaaagaatgtattgtgattttaattatttaagtgatttttaaatgcatttagtACAGACGATGCATGCAATAATTATTGCCTTAGTTTCGCCTTCTTTATTTTATGTGGTATGGCGTATTCTTTGTGAAGATTCCGTACTGTATGGACAACTAAACTTAGTTTTCATTATCGGAACTATGGtcttaacccgtcagcactcgcacCAACTGTTCGATAATCTTTAGATACgtaataattaaacataatctctctacataattttataaaaatatattttttaatgcacaagctaattaaatatagtttgattacgtgattattgaatgatgtttgagattgaaaattttagagcagagaaataatctaaataattaaattcattttaatttatttcaccatatttccatcacaagtttttttaatttactgagtacgacttataataaactaacgaaagtacaaaacagaaaaatttgaaaattttcccgAAGATTTTTTTCCGTTTGCACCTTTTCTCTTGTgatgaaagaaattttaacaatttctgAAAGActtggaaaatatatttaaaaaatctttaatttttgaagaatttattCTCCAGTAACCTGCAAATCATTTGATTATCTTCATTTGTTCTTAAATGCGCGTAATCTGAGTTTGCACAATCTCAGGAGATGTGCATAGCTTTTAGGAGGCAAATAACCGAAATGTTTgccttttttcagttttttgcttGCAACACAAAAACGGTACGTTAGACGGAAAATACCATTCTATTCAATGTTGAAGCAAACTCAGATTACACACCAAATGATCATATTGAAACGATTTCCAGCTTGATGGAGtcttcgaaaaattatatttgattgacCTAAAATTTGTTTGATCTCTAACGCTTGGATtacattttcttaattaaaaggttcgtttaaaaatttatttaagttcaaacataaaaaaaacctttttaagtTCTTTTATATCAatctattaattttcaataccttaaggataattattatgaaatgacTTTTATAACAGGAATGCATAAACCAAATGTTTATTGAAGTTTCTggcttttcatatttttttgttttgaaggataagtatattcaaaaaaaaaaaactgttttaaggTCTTCCTCTCTTTAATCATAGGGTAAGTTTTGAAGAAACAGAAATGCTGTGTTCCTCCAATCTGCATCTAAAATAAAGGGAAAACTTTTGAACCcgatttagataaaaatgaaaGGTACACAGAAGATTTCCTTCCAAATGAGATGTATTTCCAGCTTTTCTCTTAATAGATATACTTCTGTTACTGTATCATCTCTTTTTAATTCATCAGCTATTGTCTTCCAATCTTGcgcttattaaaatttcttagaaatgaAATAAGGAAATAAAGACATAATtcatatattaaattacatattcaCTAAAGTAAATATGCAAATGTATGCAAGAAATGTATGCGATTTTAATCGTTTTACGAGTTTTATCACTTTTGCCTACAAAGAACCAGTaatgaagattttttttaaagataatttcatttttcatatcaAATTGTCAACTGTTGTTTTGTGCTTGTAATATAACAAATGTTAGATGTgtgttaaacaaaagttgttttgaataattgcaacaaattttttacttttaattatgacTATATGGTTTGTTGTTTAGTATTTAtctcaaattccaaaacaacaaCTATCACTTTCGACTTTCATTTAAACTGGTTTTtgaggttttttgttttttttttttgaaaataaatagataaatctTTAAACATATTTGCATATTGTAAAATTCTTTTGAGTAATGAATTCAATTAGTTTATTGAAGTTTTATTGAAACTGCCATAAACTATTGATCTGTGGTTCTAAAAATCCaggatttttgtagtttttaactAATTCTAATACTATAACTAATTCacacagtaaaaactaaaagtaactataaaatttaattctttaaagaattaaaaaagtatttggctTCTTTAATGAATACTTAAAATATCATGTAAATTAAGAAAGTAAgcactacatttataatgtaccaagg
This genomic interval from Chrysoperla carnea chromosome 1, inChrCarn1.1, whole genome shotgun sequence contains the following:
- the LOC123303175 gene encoding uncharacterized protein LOC123303175 yields the protein MEKLFVHLIRRSDEYFELAGLSEDKRLWFSLPDEHKNLYEHKVLSSKTTIKSAIAAIKPINGFRKIGIKLDEDLKKEYFDEDGNLSYKNYPLQESVVFFDVSEKLQEENFLIKRIKELELKLNDKDEIKLQNIEKKFVLDKYDKTQNPSEWFSKFESECDRNKIKSGTQMIEALRFFVAGSAKHWYEGNLKKFGLTNWSEWRNSFFSIFIDKGWTAVRKAYTYKYLGGSLIDYALTKENLCLEVESDSTMSSRINLIVMGLPSQVQDELDREDINTIKKLYNELRKLDGQYNKRSKENKPYDNRHEKTKLGESTKKKQIDIPLKKPCYMCEALGWKNRFHPSNECRNKILYAQKKESNLIETKSDSENEAEMMKMEIDQNSLN
- the LOC123295280 gene encoding putative odorant receptor 71a, with amino-acid sequence MEFLQFNLKNARILGYWHPNDNKFYKLYTYIQMGFMLIFGLSQIVYMLLHEVPFVEFVRMIHVIFLPFLTMYKLTIWMRYEKRIRGMLNFMKVEKFNETDPTILDAHKVALYYSIFIIGYPYLSVLVTFGPVIQIIMQNGSYENINLPFKTWLPFDMYQSGWKFGLGMFHQAHAYWNCWACLTIVHSSTLSMVIKINAHFKLLGDEIALLDVHEKDAEEKFDHYLQEYHNIYSVARLIADLNSWQWIGQLGPQAYSLCAALILVARLPLSESGSDIFLAMSALFDLFMYCFYGEEIFFQSNRVSIKLGEIDWYDGSKRFRQKFLTSLSVFAPGITFKIGGFFILRLDSFIQIIRFAYSMYTVMSTF